In a genomic window of Nocardiopsis mwathae:
- a CDS encoding FAD-dependent monooxygenase: MTPIVPSPAAPDDGPPHPPGTAPPVLVAGAGPVGLCTALTLARFGVPTLVLEAAEERGGDYFRMTGSKAICFQRDVLDAFDRLGVAAPLIAEGVTWTTARTYYRHHEVRTVTFPAMGGEVRLPPWINISQARVEQELLRRAAADPLVEIRYRHEVTGLRQDADGVTVEAATPDGAVAARGTHLVGADGPHSTVRRLLGVGFPGESFADRFLICDIRADLPFPNERRFFFDPEWNPGRQVLVHQCPDSTWRIDWQVPDGYDIDAERATGALDTRIRKIVGEQPYEIVWSSVYRFHERCAESFRRDRVFLAGDAAHLYAPFGARGLNSGVHDAENLGWKLACARRVSPAAAERLLGSYHDERWAAAQENLRVTGDTMRFLVPHGEADSRRRRETLERAVTDPAARDRIDSGKLAEPYWYPDSPLTTPPEVAEPIPTEAGRPRPPVPGVICPDGPAREPGGAGVTRLRRLLGPGFTLLTADAGRARALAAAAEGLPVAVAAHALDDIDVDGALAEALRAGTGTVHVVRPDAHLCAVLDLDAAGTADTETVLAAVRRACGEEAPALIQP, translated from the coding sequence ATGACGCCCATTGTCCCGTCTCCGGCGGCACCGGACGACGGACCCCCGCACCCACCCGGCACCGCGCCGCCCGTCCTCGTCGCCGGGGCCGGTCCGGTCGGCCTGTGCACCGCCCTGACCCTCGCCCGCTTCGGCGTCCCCACCCTTGTGCTGGAGGCCGCGGAGGAGCGCGGCGGCGACTACTTCAGGATGACCGGGTCCAAGGCCATCTGCTTCCAGCGCGACGTGCTCGACGCCTTCGACCGGCTCGGTGTCGCCGCCCCCCTCATCGCCGAGGGCGTCACCTGGACCACCGCGCGCACCTACTACCGGCACCACGAGGTGCGCACGGTCACCTTCCCCGCGATGGGCGGGGAGGTCCGGCTGCCCCCGTGGATCAACATCTCCCAGGCCCGCGTCGAACAGGAGCTGCTGCGCCGCGCCGCGGCCGACCCGCTGGTCGAGATCCGCTACCGGCACGAGGTCACCGGCCTGCGCCAGGACGCGGACGGCGTCACCGTCGAGGCCGCGACCCCCGACGGCGCCGTCGCCGCCCGAGGCACCCACCTCGTCGGTGCCGACGGCCCGCACAGCACGGTGCGCCGCCTGCTCGGGGTCGGATTCCCCGGCGAATCCTTCGCCGACCGGTTCCTCATCTGCGACATCCGCGCCGACCTGCCGTTCCCCAACGAGCGCCGGTTCTTCTTCGACCCGGAGTGGAACCCGGGCCGCCAGGTGCTGGTGCACCAGTGCCCCGACTCCACCTGGCGCATCGACTGGCAGGTGCCCGACGGCTACGACATCGACGCCGAGCGGGCCACCGGAGCCCTGGACACGCGCATCCGCAAGATCGTCGGGGAGCAGCCCTATGAGATCGTGTGGTCGTCGGTGTACCGGTTCCACGAGCGCTGCGCGGAGTCCTTCCGCCGGGACCGCGTCTTCCTCGCCGGGGACGCCGCCCACCTGTACGCCCCCTTCGGTGCCCGCGGGCTCAACAGCGGCGTGCACGACGCGGAGAACCTCGGCTGGAAGCTGGCGTGCGCCCGCCGGGTCTCCCCCGCCGCCGCCGAGCGCCTGCTCGGCAGCTACCACGACGAACGCTGGGCCGCCGCGCAGGAGAACCTGCGGGTCACCGGCGACACCATGCGGTTCCTGGTACCGCACGGTGAGGCCGACTCCCGGCGCCGCCGCGAGACCCTGGAGCGCGCCGTCACCGACCCCGCCGCGCGCGACCGGATCGACTCCGGCAAGCTCGCCGAGCCGTACTGGTACCCCGACTCGCCGCTGACCACGCCGCCCGAGGTCGCCGAGCCGATCCCCACCGAGGCCGGGCGCCCCCGGCCACCCGTTCCCGGGGTGATCTGCCCCGACGGCCCGGCCCGCGAGCCCGGCGGGGCGGGCGTCACCCGGCTGCGCCGCCTCCTGGGCCCCGGGTTCACCCTGCTGACGGCCGATGCCGGGCGCGCCCGAGCGCTGGCCGCGGCCGCCGAGGGGCTGCCGGTCGCGGTGGCGGCCCACGCCCTGGACGACATCGATGTCGACGGCGCCCTCGCCGAGGCCCTGCGCGCCGGGACCGGGACCGTCCACGTGGTCCGGCCCGACGCCCACCTGTGCGCGGTCCTCGACCTCGATGCCGCCGGGACCGCCGACACCGAGACGGTGCTCGCCGCCGTGCGCCGAGCCTGCGGCGAGGAGGCGCCCGCCCTCATCCAGCCGTGA
- a CDS encoding homogentisate 1,2-dioxygenase, with product MPYYRAVGEIPRKRHTVFRRPDGGIYAEELMGEEGFSSDSSLLYHRFLPTAIVKTEPVDVPPDLVGTTPNMPLAPRHFRTQELTTNGDMVEGRRLLAGNGDVRIGFARTDVPSGLYRNSVGDETVYIQSGSVRFESTYGVIEAGEGDYVTIPTGTIHRWVPHGTVTALTIEASGHIRPPKRYLSSYGQYLEHAPYCERDLRGPSGPLVVEGEEAETATPVLVRTRGGLTRMTFAHHPFDVVGWDGYLYPYAFNIHDFEPIVKKTHAPPPVHQTFEGPNFVVCSFCPRPLDYHPEAVPIPYNHHNVDSDEFMYYVAGDYAARAGSGIDIGSISLHPAGFTHGPQPGAVEASLGARETTEMAVMIDTFRPLDIGPAGRESEDPNYAWTWAR from the coding sequence ATGCCGTACTACCGCGCGGTCGGGGAGATCCCCCGCAAGCGCCACACCGTCTTCCGCAGGCCCGACGGGGGCATCTACGCCGAGGAGCTGATGGGGGAGGAGGGCTTCTCCTCCGACTCCTCGCTGCTCTACCACCGGTTCCTGCCCACCGCCATCGTCAAGACCGAGCCCGTGGACGTCCCGCCGGACCTGGTCGGCACCACCCCGAACATGCCGCTGGCGCCCCGGCACTTCAGGACCCAGGAGCTCACGACCAACGGCGACATGGTCGAGGGGCGCCGGCTGCTCGCCGGGAACGGCGACGTGCGCATCGGCTTCGCCCGCACCGATGTGCCCAGCGGCCTCTACCGCAACTCCGTGGGCGACGAGACCGTCTACATCCAGTCCGGGTCGGTCCGCTTCGAGTCCACCTACGGCGTGATCGAGGCGGGGGAGGGCGACTATGTCACCATCCCTACCGGGACGATCCACCGCTGGGTCCCGCACGGCACCGTCACGGCCCTGACGATCGAGGCCTCCGGGCACATCCGCCCGCCCAAGCGCTACCTGTCGTCCTACGGGCAGTACCTGGAGCACGCGCCCTACTGCGAGCGCGACCTGCGCGGCCCGTCGGGGCCGCTGGTGGTCGAGGGGGAGGAGGCCGAGACCGCCACCCCGGTGCTGGTACGCACGCGTGGCGGGCTGACCCGGATGACCTTCGCCCACCACCCGTTCGACGTCGTGGGCTGGGACGGCTACCTGTACCCCTACGCCTTCAACATCCACGACTTCGAACCGATCGTGAAGAAGACGCACGCGCCACCGCCCGTGCACCAGACCTTCGAGGGCCCCAACTTCGTGGTGTGCTCGTTCTGCCCGCGCCCGTTGGACTACCACCCCGAGGCCGTGCCCATCCCCTACAACCACCACAACGTGGACAGCGACGAGTTCATGTACTACGTCGCCGGGGACTACGCGGCCCGCGCGGGGTCGGGCATCGACATCGGGTCCATCTCGCTGCACCCCGCCGGGTTCACCCACGGGCCGCAGCCGGGCGCGGTCGAGGCGTCCCTCGGTGCGCGGGAGACCACCGAGATGGCGGTCATGATCGACACCTTCCGCCCCCTGGACATCGGCCCGGCCGGGCGGGAGTCGGAGGACCCGAACTACGCGTGGACCTGGGCGCGGTGA